Proteins found in one Streptococcus mitis genomic segment:
- a CDS encoding phosphoribosylanthranilate isomerase — MTKVKICGLSTKEAVETAVSEGADYIGFVFAPSKRQVTLDQAAELAKLIPADVKKVGVFVSPSREELLEVIEKVGLDLVQVHRQVADDLFENLPCASIQAVQVDGEGHVPNSQADYLLFDAPVAGSGQTFDWAQLDTIGLTQPFFIAGGLNEDNVVKAIQHFTPYAVDVSSGVETDGQKDHEKIRRFIERVKNGISRTK, encoded by the coding sequence TTGACAAAGGTTAAAATTTGCGGATTATCTACTAAAGAAGCGGTGGAAACAGCCGTTTCAGAAGGAGCCGACTACATCGGTTTTGTCTTTGCACCTAGTAAAAGACAGGTGACCTTGGATCAGGCTGCTGAGCTGGCAAAACTTATTCCTGCAGATGTGAAAAAGGTTGGTGTATTTGTTTCACCAAGTCGGGAAGAACTGCTAGAAGTGATTGAAAAAGTTGGTTTGGACTTGGTTCAAGTTCACCGTCAGGTGGCAGATGATTTATTTGAGAATTTGCCTTGTGCCAGTATTCAGGCTGTGCAGGTGGATGGAGAGGGACATGTCCCCAATTCTCAGGCAGACTATCTACTCTTTGATGCCCCTGTGGCTGGGAGTGGCCAGACCTTTGACTGGGCTCAACTGGATACGATTGGACTAACTCAGCCTTTCTTTATCGCAGGTGGGCTTAATGAAGACAATGTAGTAAAAGCAATTCAACACTTTACTCCCTATGCAGTAGATGTATCGAGCGGAGTGGAGACAGATGGACAAAAAGATCATGAAAAGATTAGAAGATTTATAGAGAGGGTAAAGAATGGCATATCAAGAACCAAATAA
- the trpB gene encoding tryptophan synthase subunit beta yields the protein MAYQEPNKDGFYGKFGGRFVPETLMTAVLELEKAYRESQADPSFQEELNQLLRQYVGRETPLYYAKNLTQHIGGAKIYLKREDLNHTGAHKINNALGQVLLAKRMGKKKIIAETGAGQHGVATATAAALFNMECTIYMGEEDVKRQALNVFRMELLGAKVEAVTDGSRVLKDAVNAALRSWVANIDDTHYILGSALGPHPFPEIVRDFQSVIGREAKQQYRDMTGQDLPDALVACVGGGSNAIGLFHPFVEDESVAMYGAEAAGLGVDTEHHAATLTKGRPGVLHGSLMDVLQDAHGQILEAFSISAGLDYPGIGPEHSHYHDIKRASYVPVTDEEALEGFQLLSRVEGIIPALESSHAIAFAVKLAKELGPDKAMIVCLSGRGDKDVVQVKDRLEADAAKKGEAHA from the coding sequence ATGGCATATCAAGAACCAAATAAAGATGGATTTTACGGAAAATTCGGTGGACGTTTCGTCCCAGAAACATTGATGACAGCAGTTTTGGAGTTGGAAAAGGCCTACCGTGAAAGTCAGGCAGATCCAAGTTTCCAAGAGGAATTAAACCAGCTCTTACGCCAGTATGTGGGGCGTGAAACTCCTCTTTACTATGCAAAAAATTTGACTCAGCATATTGGCGGAGCCAAGATTTATCTCAAACGTGAAGACCTTAACCATACAGGGGCCCACAAGATTAACAATGCCTTAGGACAAGTTTTGCTTGCCAAACGCATGGGTAAAAAGAAAATTATCGCAGAAACGGGTGCTGGCCAGCACGGTGTGGCAACTGCAACTGCTGCAGCCCTCTTTAACATGGAATGTACTATCTATATGGGTGAGGAAGATGTCAAACGCCAAGCCCTCAATGTGTTCCGTATGGAGCTTTTGGGAGCTAAGGTTGAGGCAGTGACAGATGGTTCACGCGTGCTCAAGGATGCGGTCAATGCAGCCCTTCGTTCATGGGTAGCAAATATCGATGATACCCACTATATCCTTGGTTCTGCCTTGGGACCTCATCCATTCCCAGAAATTGTTCGTGATTTCCAAAGTGTCATTGGTCGAGAAGCTAAACAACAGTATCGCGATATGACAGGTCAAGATCTGCCAGATGCCCTAGTAGCCTGTGTTGGTGGTGGTTCTAATGCTATAGGGCTCTTCCATCCCTTTGTAGAAGATGAGTCTGTAGCTATGTATGGGGCTGAAGCAGCAGGACTTGGTGTGGATACAGAGCATCACGCAGCGACTTTGACTAAGGGTCGTCCGGGTGTCCTTCACGGTTCCCTCATGGATGTGCTCCAAGATGCCCATGGTCAAATTCTTGAAGCCTTCTCTATCTCAGCAGGTTTGGACTATCCTGGTATCGGTCCAGAACATTCTCACTATCACGATATCAAACGTGCCAGCTATGTTCCTGTGACAGACGAGGAAGCCTTGGAAGGATTCCAACTCTTGTCTCGTGTGGAAGGGATTATCCCAGCCTTGGAATCTAGCCATGCTATCGCCTTTGCGGTGAAATTGGCCAAAGAACTTGGACCAGACAAAGCCATGATAGTCTGTCTATCAGGTCGTGGGGACAAGGATGTGGTTCAAGTCAAAGACCGCTTGGAAGCAGATGCAGCAAAGAAGGGAGAAGCTCATGCCTAA
- the trpA gene encoding tryptophan synthase subunit alpha, whose product MPKTLTEKLNAIKAAGKGIFVPYIMAGDHEKGLDGLAETIHFLEDLGVSAIELGIPFSDPVADGPVIEEAGLRSLAHGTSTQSLVETLKTIQTEVPLVIMTYFNPLFQYGVENFVKDLADTAVKGLIIPDLPHEHANFVEPFLADTDIALIPLVSLTTGIERQKELIDGAEGFVYAVAINGVTGKSGNYRADLDKHLAQLHQVADIPVLTGFGVSSQADVERFNAVSDGVIVGSKIVKALHEGEPIEDFIKQAVAYQK is encoded by the coding sequence ATGCCTAAGACACTAACAGAAAAATTAAATGCTATTAAAGCAGCTGGAAAAGGAATTTTCGTTCCCTATATCATGGCTGGTGACCACGAGAAAGGTTTGGATGGTCTAGCTGAAACAATCCATTTTTTAGAAGATTTGGGTGTTTCAGCTATTGAATTGGGCATTCCCTTTTCAGATCCTGTCGCAGATGGACCTGTTATCGAAGAAGCTGGCTTGCGCAGTTTAGCCCACGGGACCTCTACCCAGTCTTTGGTTGAAACCTTGAAAACTATTCAAACAGAGGTTCCGCTGGTCATCATGACCTACTTCAACCCCCTCTTTCAGTACGGTGTGGAGAACTTTGTCAAAGATTTGGCTGATACAGCGGTTAAGGGTTTGATTATTCCTGACCTGCCTCATGAGCATGCCAACTTTGTAGAACCATTTTTGGCAGATACAGACATTGCTTTGATTCCTCTAGTTAGTTTGACGACAGGAATTGAGCGTCAGAAAGAGTTGATTGATGGGGCGGAGGGATTCGTCTATGCCGTTGCCATCAATGGGGTGACAGGAAAATCAGGCAATTACCGTGCAGACTTGGACAAGCACTTGGCACAATTGCATCAAGTGGCTGATATCCCAGTCTTGACAGGTTTTGGCGTATCTAGTCAAGCCGATGTAGAACGCTTTAATGCGGTATCAGATGGTGTTATCGTTGGTTCAAAAATCGTAAAAGCTCTCCATGAAGGAGAGCCGATTGAGGACTTTATCAAACAAGCAGTAGCTTACCAAAAATAA
- a CDS encoding prepilin peptidase, with translation MVIDRFPEQSIISPASHCDSCQTPLRPLDLIPILSQVLNRFRCRYCKAPYPVWYALFELSLGLIFLLYFWELLSLSQVILITAGLTLGIYDFRHQEYPLLVWMTFHLILMAGSGWNLVMVFFLVLGILAHFIDIRMGAGDFLFLASCSLIFSATELLILIQFASATGILAFLLQKKKERLPFVPFLLLAACVIIFGKLLLV, from the coding sequence TTGGTCATTGACCGTTTTCCAGAGCAATCCATTATCAGTCCAGCTAGTCACTGCGATTCCTGTCAGACTCCCTTGCGTCCCTTAGATTTGATTCCGATTCTCTCACAGGTGCTCAATCGCTTTCGCTGTCGCTACTGCAAGGCTCCTTATCCTGTCTGGTATGCCCTTTTTGAACTAAGCTTAGGACTCATATTTCTGCTTTACTTTTGGGAATTACTTTCCTTGAGTCAAGTCATCCTAATCACTGCTGGTTTGACCTTGGGCATCTACGACTTTCGCCATCAGGAATATCCCTTACTGGTCTGGATGACTTTCCACCTAATCCTAATGGCCGGCTCCGGTTGGAATCTAGTCATGGTCTTCTTCCTTGTCCTTGGAATTTTGGCTCATTTTATTGATATCCGCATGGGCGCAGGGGATTTTCTCTTTTTAGCTTCTTGTTCTCTTATCTTTAGTGCGACAGAGTTGTTGATCTTGATTCAGTTTGCTTCTGCAACAGGAATTCTAGCCTTTCTCCTGCAAAAGAAAAAGGAAAGACTTCCTTTCGTGCCTTTCCTCTTACTCGCTGCTTGTGTGATTATTTTTGGTAAGCTACTGCTTGTTTGA
- a CDS encoding GNAT family N-acetyltransferase, protein MTIHFEENVSAENAQLVCQWSNSLGKSFQEQWMGTMIPFPLTIQVLQELEGISSIFEGQEFVGLIQKIRLEDSNLHIGRFFINPQKQGQGLGSQALRKFVSLTFENEDIDTISLNVYEANQRAQNLYQKEGFEIVQMVEAPERKYIMKKRR, encoded by the coding sequence ATGACAATTCATTTTGAAGAAAATGTGAGCGCAGAAAATGCTCAGCTCGTATGCCAATGGTCCAACTCCCTTGGCAAATCATTTCAAGAACAATGGATGGGAACAATGATTCCTTTTCCCTTGACAATTCAAGTCTTGCAAGAGTTGGAAGGAATCTCTTCAATCTTTGAAGGACAAGAGTTTGTCGGGCTTATCCAGAAAATCAGGCTAGAAGACAGTAATCTTCATATTGGAAGATTTTTTATCAACCCCCAGAAACAGGGGCAAGGCTTAGGTAGCCAGGCTTTAAGGAAATTTGTTAGTTTGACCTTTGAAAATGAAGACATAGATACTATTTCTCTAAATGTCTACGAGGCAAATCAAAGAGCTCAGAATCTTTACCAAAAAGAAGGATTTGAAATCGTTCAAATGGTTGAAGCACCTGAAAGGAAATATATTATGAAAAAGAGGAGATAG
- a CDS encoding CsbD family protein: MSVEEKLNQAKGSIKEGVGKAIGDEKLEKEGTAEKVVSKVKEVAEDAKDAVEGAIEGVKNMLSGDNK; the protein is encoded by the coding sequence ATGTCAGTAGAAGAAAAATTAAATCAAGCTAAAGGTTCTATTAAAGAAGGTGTTGGGAAAGCCATCGGTGATGAAAAATTAGAAAAAGAAGGAACAGCAGAAAAAGTTGTTTCTAAAGTAAAAGAAGTTGCTGAAGATGCCAAAGACGCTGTAGAAGGCGCTATCGAAGGTGTTAAAAACATGTTGAGTGGCGACAATAAATAA
- a CDS encoding Asp23/Gls24 family envelope stress response protein, whose amino-acid sequence MSNEKNTNTNVEKKDATVVAHEIKGELTYEDKVIQKIIGLSLENVSGLLGIDGGFFSNLKEKIVNSDDVTSGVNVEVGKTQVAVDLNVIVEYQKNVPALYSEIREIVSSEVAKMTDLEVVEINVNVVDIKTKEQHKADSVSLQDRVSDVAESTGEFASEQFEKAKSSLGSGFSTVQEKVSEGVEAVKGAATGVVSHENTRVN is encoded by the coding sequence ATGTCAAACGAAAAAAACACAAACACTAACGTAGAAAAGAAAGATGCTACTGTTGTAGCTCACGAAATCAAAGGGGAACTTACTTACGAAGATAAAGTTATCCAAAAAATCATTGGTCTGTCACTAGAAAACGTTTCAGGTCTTTTGGGAATCGACGGTGGTTTCTTCTCAAATCTTAAAGAAAAAATCGTTAACAGTGATGACGTAACAAGTGGTGTTAACGTAGAAGTTGGTAAAACACAAGTTGCAGTTGACTTAAACGTTATTGTTGAGTACCAAAAAAATGTTCCAGCTTTATATTCAGAAATCAGAGAAATCGTATCTTCAGAAGTTGCTAAAATGACTGACTTGGAAGTTGTTGAAATCAACGTAAACGTTGTCGACATCAAAACTAAAGAACAACATAAAGCAGATTCAGTAAGCCTTCAAGATCGCGTATCTGACGTTGCTGAATCAACAGGAGAATTCGCTTCAGAACAATTCGAAAAAGCTAAATCTAGTCTTGGATCTGGTTTCTCAACTGTTCAAGAAAAAGTTAGCGAAGGTGTAGAAGCTGTTAAAGGTGCAGCAACTGGTGTAGTATCTCACGAAAACACTCGTGTAAACTAA
- a CDS encoding DUF2273 domain-containing protein: MEWLKQYRYPIIAGLIGVFLACLIVSFGFFKTIFVLILGALGVAAGFYIEKNYIDK; this comes from the coding sequence ATGGAATGGCTTAAACAATATCGATATCCAATTATCGCTGGTCTCATAGGCGTATTTCTCGCTTGTTTGATTGTCTCCTTTGGCTTCTTCAAAACAATATTTGTATTGATTTTAGGAGCACTGGGAGTTGCAGCTGGATTCTATATCGAAAAAAACTATATAGATAAATAA
- the amaP gene encoding alkaline shock response membrane anchor protein AmaP: MSKAKKICFIIFCILILTIFLPVLIDYHQVSDLGIQLFSWRQNHFVEFYLSRYIFWGIVALSTLVLLSMLVVLFYPKRYLEIQLETKNDTLKLKNSAIEGFVRSLVSDHGLIKNPTVHVNLRKNKCFVHVEGKILPSDNIADRCQIIQSEITNGLKQFFGIERQVKLEVLVKDYQPKPKPQNKKTVSRVK; the protein is encoded by the coding sequence ATGTCAAAAGCAAAGAAAATATGTTTCATTATTTTCTGTATTTTAATCTTGACAATTTTCCTTCCTGTTTTGATAGATTATCATCAAGTTAGTGATCTAGGCATTCAGCTATTTAGCTGGAGACAGAATCATTTCGTTGAATTTTATCTCTCTAGATATATATTCTGGGGGATAGTGGCTCTATCAACTTTAGTTTTGTTATCGATGTTAGTTGTGTTGTTTTATCCTAAACGTTATTTGGAAATTCAACTTGAAACTAAAAACGATACATTAAAATTAAAGAATTCGGCAATTGAAGGTTTTGTTAGAAGTTTGGTGAGTGATCATGGATTGATCAAGAACCCAACTGTTCATGTAAATTTACGAAAAAATAAATGTTTCGTTCATGTAGAAGGTAAAATTCTTCCTTCGGACAACATCGCTGACAGATGCCAAATAATTCAAAGTGAAATAACTAATGGATTGAAGCAGTTTTTTGGTATTGAGCGTCAGGTTAAACTAGAAGTTCTAGTAAAAGACTACCAGCCTAAACCAAAACCCCAAAACAAAAAGACTGTTAGTCGTGTGAAGTAA
- a CDS encoding GlsB/YeaQ/YmgE family stress response membrane protein: MLWSIIAGGLIGLVAGRITKKGSSMGIVANVFAGLIGSSVGQSLLGSWGPSIAGMALIPSIAGAAIVVTVVSFFTGKK, translated from the coding sequence ATGTTGTGGTCAATCATTGCTGGAGGTCTGATTGGACTTGTAGCAGGTAGAATCACTAAAAAAGGTAGTTCTATGGGAATCGTCGCAAATGTATTCGCTGGTTTAATCGGGTCATCTGTAGGACAATCCCTTTTAGGTAGTTGGGGCCCATCCATCGCTGGAATGGCTTTGATCCCATCTATTGCAGGAGCAGCAATTGTTGTTACTGTAGTATCATTCTTTACAGGTAAAAAATAA
- a CDS encoding M protein trans-acting positive regulator PRD domain-containing protein, translating to MRDLLSKKSHRQLELLELLFEHKRWFHRSELAELLNCTERAVKDDLSHVKSAFPDLIFHSSTNGIRIINTDDSDIEMVYHHFFKRSTHFSILEFIFFNEGCQAESICKEFYISFSSLYRIISHINKIIKKQYRFEISLNPVRITGNEIDIRYFFAQYFSEKYYFLEWPFEDFSVEPLCKLLALVYKETAFPVNFATQRMLKLLLVTNLYRIKFSHFLEVEKNSFNNQLLESFMQAEGIEDIVASFDSEYHIFLNKEVIGQLFVSYFQKMFFIDEEVFLNYAKTDSYVKKSYRLLGELVDQVSREYNLQIDNKDNLIWHLHNTAHLHRQELSTEFILFDQKGNTIKNFQNIFPRFVSEVKEGIEHYLEALDMDCNSMKVNHLSYTFITHSKHLVLNLLQNQPKLKVLVMSNFDQYHAKSVAETLSYYCSNNFELEVWSELELSLESLKDSPYDIIISNFIIPPIENKRLIYSNNVNTVALISLLNAMMFIRLDE from the coding sequence ATGAGAGATTTATTATCTAAAAAAAGTCATAGGCAATTAGAATTATTAGAATTATTATTTGAACATAAACGTTGGTTTCATCGTTCTGAACTAGCAGAGTTACTAAATTGTACAGAACGTGCAGTCAAAGATGATCTATCCCATGTTAAATCTGCTTTTCCTGACTTGATTTTTCATTCTTCTACTAATGGTATACGCATTATTAATACCGATGATAGTGATATTGAAATGGTTTACCATCATTTCTTTAAGCGTTCAACTCATTTTTCGATTTTAGAATTTATCTTCTTTAATGAAGGTTGTCAAGCTGAGAGTATTTGTAAAGAATTTTATATCAGTTTCTCCTCTCTTTACCGTATCATCAGTCATATTAATAAAATTATTAAGAAACAATATCGTTTTGAAATCAGCCTTAATCCAGTTCGAATCACAGGAAATGAGATTGATATCCGTTATTTTTTTGCTCAGTATTTTTCAGAGAAATATTATTTCCTTGAATGGCCTTTTGAAGATTTTTCAGTAGAACCTTTGTGTAAGCTGTTAGCACTAGTCTATAAAGAAACAGCATTTCCTGTCAATTTCGCAACTCAAAGAATGCTAAAGTTGCTCCTCGTTACGAATTTATATCGAATAAAGTTTAGTCATTTCTTGGAAGTTGAGAAAAATTCTTTTAACAATCAATTGTTAGAATCTTTCATGCAGGCAGAAGGAATCGAAGACATTGTAGCGAGCTTTGATTCTGAATATCACATCTTTCTGAATAAAGAAGTGATAGGTCAACTGTTTGTATCCTATTTTCAAAAAATGTTTTTCATAGACGAAGAAGTATTTCTGAACTATGCCAAAACAGACAGTTATGTAAAAAAATCATATCGATTATTGGGAGAGTTAGTTGATCAGGTATCAAGAGAGTATAATCTTCAAATAGACAATAAGGACAATCTAATCTGGCATCTACATAATACGGCACATCTGCATCGTCAGGAATTATCTACAGAGTTTATCCTTTTTGATCAAAAAGGCAATACAATCAAGAACTTTCAAAATATTTTTCCTCGATTTGTTTCGGAGGTGAAGGAAGGAATTGAACATTATCTAGAGGCTTTGGATATGGATTGTAATTCGATGAAAGTCAATCATTTATCCTATACTTTTATCACCCATAGCAAACACTTAGTTCTAAATCTTTTACAAAATCAACCCAAATTAAAGGTTTTAGTCATGAGCAATTTTGATCAGTATCATGCAAAATCAGTAGCAGAAACACTTTCTTATTATTGCAGCAACAATTTTGAACTGGAAGTTTGGAGTGAATTAGAGTTATCACTTGAGTCTCTAAAAGATTCACCTTACGATATCATTATTTCTAATTTTATTATTCCTCCTATTGAAAATAAGAGACTGATCTATTCCAATAATGTCAATACAGTCGCTCTCATCTCTTTGCTTAACGCAATGATGTTTATTCGATTAGATGAGTAA
- a CDS encoding SEC10/PgrA surface exclusion domain-containing protein — MIESNTQGHGTIKKLRTGAVVSTLALTAFGVSTGVSANETEVAVNEPATRVVAKDDVKPKVSTQQDVDKAKAESDKASQDVAKQKEVVSTTEANIANVEKTIADTTKKTEEAKSVTPEKVAEAKADAEKKANELATAEKTVADADKSVSTTAEKVADQTKVVSNAEKTATATANKVADAQKKVDSLSSTTDVAPLEKKVATLTNKVKTDTQAVSTAQTNLDNAKKAQSNKEQAVKDSQTRVSSAEAQLSQATTALANAKADQSNKDKAVTTAKSALEVAKQGVTETTTSSETMYDIPKATYSPALSQGYIDAIKALANGAGTTDAVDTAVYEVPYADPKYGATADSLNDFNSTGTRYYKGQYIPYGAEDTDATEIADFQHLTKDQQIRLTTYAASIVNELRAKFGTKPVTVGDSSLKLAEAFNNNANGYVAGNSGEYNPLNNQTLSLSDKLNMAKKTANTTGSALAVRTSSIPHFLGLGENLTTMARIKQVLYSGIVNTLMGGESNTGSEDRFSGALSLLGLRDADKTILGVGIGAMISQLNKGYEASITLSAPQSTTATTKKVDEKAVKSAQKAYNEAVKASQESKTAVKSAQTTYTNAETALANARTNLSNVVGNKIDVPALEKALADAKDKLAQDTKALQTAKESLALAKSNATDKAKALADAKSALETAKAEQSTANQSLATAKGELEVLTKAHDVAVLARKSAGQDLARKREASKEASDIYTVLELALTKRDEVLKALDKELTDANAKLGVLRAELKTAKDELARLEGIAEAKARGYENFKQLKADHDAYLAEQQRLQALKDKKDAIVQSGGEVKPVLDADGKVVDVVDAKAQNKAVVATVGTKGDKTYQAPAKATNVKAEPKKQLPNTGEKHTNTATLAIITALSSIGLVYRKRKKSQ, encoded by the coding sequence ATGATAGAATCAAACACACAAGGTCACGGAACCATCAAGAAATTGCGTACTGGTGCAGTCGTTTCTACTTTAGCACTTACAGCTTTTGGGGTATCTACTGGGGTATCAGCTAACGAAACTGAAGTAGCCGTTAACGAACCTGCAACTAGGGTAGTTGCTAAGGACGATGTTAAACCTAAAGTTTCTACCCAACAAGACGTTGACAAGGCTAAGGCTGAATCTGATAAGGCTAGTCAGGATGTAGCTAAGCAAAAAGAAGTTGTTTCAACTACTGAAGCAAACATTGCCAATGTAGAAAAGACTATCGCTGATACTACTAAGAAAACAGAAGAAGCTAAGTCTGTTACACCTGAAAAGGTAGCTGAGGCTAAGGCAGATGCTGAAAAGAAAGCTAATGAGCTTGCTACGGCTGAAAAAACTGTAGCTGACGCTGATAAGTCTGTTTCTACTACGGCTGAGAAGGTTGCTGACCAAACTAAGGTAGTATCAAATGCTGAGAAAACTGCCACTGCTACAGCTAATAAGGTAGCTGACGCTCAGAAGAAAGTAGATTCTCTTTCATCTACTACTGATGTTGCTCCCCTTGAAAAAAAGGTAGCTACGCTTACTAACAAAGTCAAGACTGACACTCAAGCCGTATCGACTGCTCAGACTAACCTTGACAATGCTAAAAAGGCTCAATCTAACAAAGAACAAGCTGTCAAAGACTCCCAAACTAGGGTATCTAGCGCTGAAGCCCAGCTATCTCAAGCTACTACAGCCCTTGCTAATGCTAAAGCTGACCAGTCTAACAAAGATAAGGCAGTCACTACAGCTAAATCAGCCCTAGAAGTAGCTAAACAGGGTGTTACTGAAACAACTACATCTTCTGAAACAATGTACGATATTCCTAAGGCAACTTACTCTCCAGCTCTTTCACAAGGGTATATTGATGCAATCAAGGCTCTTGCCAACGGTGCAGGTACTACAGATGCAGTAGACACTGCAGTTTATGAAGTTCCTTATGCTGACCCTAAATACGGTGCAACTGCCGACTCTCTTAACGATTTCAACTCTACAGGTACACGTTATTACAAAGGTCAGTACATCCCTTACGGTGCAGAAGACACAGATGCAACAGAAATTGCTGACTTCCAACACTTAACTAAAGACCAACAAATCCGATTGACTACCTATGCAGCGTCAATTGTCAACGAATTGCGTGCTAAGTTTGGTACTAAACCTGTTACAGTAGGTGATAGTTCTCTTAAATTGGCTGAAGCCTTTAACAACAACGCAAATGGCTATGTTGCAGGTAATAGTGGTGAATACAATCCACTAAACAACCAAACCCTTAGCTTGTCTGATAAGCTAAACATGGCTAAGAAAACTGCAAATACGACTGGTTCTGCTTTAGCAGTTCGTACTTCAAGTATCCCTCATTTCCTTGGTCTTGGTGAGAACCTTACAACTATGGCTCGCATCAAGCAAGTATTATACTCAGGTATCGTTAATACCTTGATGGGTGGGGAGTCTAATACAGGTAGTGAAGACCGTTTCAGTGGTGCACTTTCTCTTCTTGGATTGCGTGATGCTGATAAGACTATCCTTGGAGTGGGTATCGGTGCTATGATTAGCCAACTTAATAAAGGCTATGAAGCATCTATCACATTGTCAGCCCCTCAATCAACTACTGCAACTACTAAGAAAGTAGATGAAAAAGCAGTTAAATCTGCTCAAAAAGCCTACAACGAAGCAGTCAAAGCCTCTCAAGAATCTAAAACAGCCGTCAAATCAGCACAAACTACCTACACTAATGCAGAAACAGCTCTTGCTAATGCTCGTACTAACTTATCTAACGTAGTAGGTAACAAGATTGATGTTCCAGCTCTTGAAAAGGCTCTTGCTGATGCTAAAGATAAACTAGCACAAGACACTAAAGCATTACAAACTGCTAAGGAATCGCTTGCTCTAGCTAAATCAAACGCTACTGACAAAGCTAAGGCTCTTGCTGATGCTAAGTCAGCTCTTGAAACTGCTAAGGCTGAACAATCAACTGCCAACCAATCCCTTGCAACTGCCAAAGGTGAATTGGAAGTCCTTACTAAAGCCCACGATGTAGCAGTCTTGGCTCGTAAGTCAGCTGGTCAAGACCTTGCTCGCAAACGTGAAGCGTCTAAAGAGGCTAGTGACATCTACACAGTTCTTGAACTTGCCCTTACTAAGCGTGATGAAGTCCTTAAGGCTTTGGACAAAGAGCTTACTGATGCTAATGCTAAACTTGGTGTACTTCGTGCTGAGTTGAAGACTGCTAAGGACGAGTTGGCTCGTCTTGAGGGTATCGCTGAAGCTAAGGCTCGTGGGTATGAGAACTTTAAGCAACTCAAAGCTGACCATGACGCATACCTTGCTGAACAACAACGCTTGCAAGCTTTGAAAGACAAGAAGGATGCTATTGTGCAGTCAGGTGGAGAGGTTAAACCTGTCCTTGATGCTGACGGTAAAGTGGTTGATGTTGTAGATGCCAAGGCTCAAAATAAGGCTGTAGTTGCAACAGTAGGAACTAAAGGAGATAAAACATATCAAGCGCCTGCAAAAGCTACAAATGTTAAAGCAGAACCTAAGAAACAACTTCCAAATACAGGAGAAAAGCATACTAATACTGCTACTCTTGCGATTATCACAGCTTTATCTTCTATCGGTCTTGTATACCGTAAACGCAAAAAATCACAATAA
- a CDS encoding helix-turn-helix domain-containing protein, whose translation MTEKINLREFVAKQIRLLRLKSGMTQEYLAEKADLGFNYIYRLENKQLNVKLETIEKIIQALEVDMNTFFDIENQNQSGEFSQLIEDIRNLPTEKREPTIKALRDILKQIN comes from the coding sequence ATGACTGAAAAAATAAATTTAAGAGAATTTGTTGCAAAACAAATCAGACTTCTAAGACTGAAAAGCGGAATGACACAAGAATATCTAGCAGAAAAAGCTGATTTGGGTTTTAACTATATATATAGGTTAGAGAATAAACAGTTAAACGTTAAGCTTGAGACTATTGAAAAAATCATACAAGCGCTTGAAGTTGATATGAATACTTTTTTTGATATTGAAAATCAAAATCAAAGCGGAGAATTTTCACAACTCATTGAAGATATTAGAAATCTACCAACAGAAAAAAGAGAACCTACTATAAAAGCTCTCCGAGATATATTAAAACAAATAAATTAA
- a CDS encoding tyrosine-type recombinase/integrase → MYGVPSNNAVNQSLQSLLKKLDISPYNLTATGIRHTYASMLLAKGIDIWVVAHVMGHKNIKQVTETYGHLLKEKKEEHQIIRNLLSEYSLVEQK, encoded by the coding sequence GTGTATGGAGTTCCTAGTAATAATGCAGTAAATCAAAGTTTACAATCGCTACTAAAAAAATTAGATATTTCTCCATATAATTTAACAGCTACGGGTATTAGACATACTTATGCTAGTATGTTGCTTGCAAAAGGAATTGATATCTGGGTAGTTGCTCATGTGATGGGCCATAAAAATATAAAACAGGTAACAGAAACGTATGGTCATCTTTTGAAAGAGAAGAAAGAAGAACATCAGATTATTCGAAACCTTTTAAGTGAGTATTCGTTGGTAGAACAAAAGTAG